The following proteins are co-located in the Micromonospora coriariae genome:
- a CDS encoding DEDD exonuclease domain-containing protein, with translation MAQAEYVQESLAGLDPAVGGVDPALPLYATTFVVVDLETTGGAPDGGGITEIGAVKVRGGEQLGVLATLVNPGQPIPPFITVLTGITQAMLMPAPPIEQVLPSFLEFIADAVLVAHNAPYDVGFLKAACAKHGYRWPNPRVLDTAALARRVLTRDEVPNRKLGTLAAYFRTATQPTHRALDDAKATVDVLHGLIARLGGHRVDTVGDAIEFARAVTPTQRRKRHLAEGLPKVPGVYIFRAADDRPLYVGTSGDIATRVRSYFTAGEKRARISEMLAAAERVEAVECAHSLEAEVRELRLIAAHAPPYNRRSKYPERMVWLKLTDGPYPRLSVVRDLSPTDTAYLGPFTSRRAAELAAAGFHDAVPLRQCTHRLSLRTITPACALAELGRCPAPCEHKITPEEYDHRAAAPFRTATASDPQPVVDALLARIEVLSRDQRYEEAAVVRSRLAAVLRATVRMQRLAALTGIVELAAARPAARGGWELALVRHGRLAGAGVSPPGVHPRPTLNAIRATAETVSGGHGPVPAATAEESERILSWLERQETRLVEMSSGWSSPVGGAGRFRDLLAKAESAASHQLSTERS, from the coding sequence ATGGCACAGGCGGAGTACGTCCAGGAGTCCCTCGCTGGTCTCGACCCGGCGGTGGGCGGGGTGGACCCGGCGCTGCCGCTCTACGCGACCACCTTCGTGGTGGTCGACCTGGAGACCACCGGGGGCGCGCCGGACGGCGGCGGCATCACCGAGATCGGCGCGGTCAAGGTGCGCGGTGGCGAGCAGTTGGGCGTGCTGGCCACCCTGGTCAACCCGGGGCAGCCGATCCCGCCGTTCATCACCGTGCTGACCGGGATCACCCAGGCCATGCTGATGCCGGCGCCGCCGATCGAGCAGGTGCTGCCGAGCTTCCTGGAGTTCATCGCCGACGCGGTCCTGGTCGCCCACAACGCGCCCTACGACGTGGGCTTCCTCAAGGCCGCCTGCGCGAAGCACGGCTACCGCTGGCCCAACCCCCGCGTTCTGGACACGGCGGCGCTGGCCCGCCGGGTGCTGACCCGCGACGAGGTGCCCAACCGCAAGCTGGGCACCCTGGCGGCCTACTTCCGCACCGCCACCCAGCCCACCCACCGGGCGCTGGACGACGCGAAGGCCACAGTCGACGTGCTGCACGGGCTGATCGCCCGACTCGGCGGGCACCGGGTCGACACGGTCGGCGACGCCATCGAGTTCGCCCGGGCGGTCACCCCGACCCAGCGCCGCAAGCGGCACCTGGCCGAGGGGTTGCCCAAGGTGCCGGGGGTCTACATCTTCCGGGCCGCCGACGACCGGCCGCTCTACGTCGGCACCTCCGGCGACATCGCCACCCGGGTGCGCAGCTACTTCACCGCCGGCGAGAAGCGGGCCCGGATCTCCGAGATGCTGGCCGCGGCCGAGCGCGTCGAGGCGGTGGAGTGCGCGCACTCGCTGGAGGCGGAGGTCCGCGAGCTGCGGTTGATCGCCGCGCACGCCCCGCCGTACAACCGGCGGTCGAAATACCCGGAGCGGATGGTCTGGCTCAAGCTGACCGACGGGCCGTACCCCCGGCTGTCGGTGGTCCGCGACCTCTCCCCCACCGACACCGCCTACCTCGGCCCGTTCACCTCCCGGCGGGCCGCGGAGCTGGCCGCGGCGGGCTTCCACGACGCCGTGCCGTTGCGCCAGTGCACGCACCGGCTCTCGCTGCGGACCATCACGCCGGCCTGCGCGCTGGCCGAGCTGGGTCGCTGCCCGGCACCCTGCGAGCACAAGATCACCCCCGAGGAGTACGACCACCGCGCCGCGGCGCCGTTCCGCACCGCCACCGCCAGCGACCCACAGCCGGTGGTGGACGCGCTGCTGGCCCGGATCGAGGTGCTCTCCCGCGACCAGCGCTACGAGGAGGCGGCGGTGGTGCGGTCCCGACTGGCGGCGGTGCTGCGCGCCACCGTGCGGATGCAGCGGCTGGCCGCCCTGACCGGGATCGTCGAGCTGGCGGCGGCCCGGCCGGCCGCCCGGGGCGGCTGGGAGCTGGCCCTGGTCCGGCACGGGCGGTTGGCGGGCGCGGGGGTGTCCCCGCCCGGCGTCCACCCGCGACCCACGCTGAACGCCATCCGGGCCACCGCCGAGACGGTGTCGGGTGGGCACGGCCCGGTGCCGGCGGCCACGGCGGAGGAGTCCGAGCGGATCCTGTCCTGGTTGGAGCGACAGGAGACCCGGCTGGTGGAGATGTCCTCCGGTTGGTCCTCCCCGGTGGGTGGGGCGGGGCGGTTCCGGGACCTGCTGGCGAAGGCCGAGAGCGCAGCGTCCCACCAACTCTCGACCGAACGCTCATGA
- a CDS encoding NYN domain-containing protein, with protein sequence MPLTEPHDDHLPQEDPVARDGAGGDPDSGDQTAVDASAGPARPGGDPTVEPEPVLPEPVRQRIVALTAAVLPTLPLDEVPVPLRRVAKFAPNRRARLGAPAIAAQLTGDPLFRQRVTARVLADAGDLGAAVVEGTAPAAADPVEVAALAYLARPRGWRELIDASGAAVRAEADSAVVAELVREAEQRATRAEHDRAVARVEAEKLRDELARVREELGQLREESRQLARTLRETQARERRATELLATERGRAARASADVDAELRRARARLAEAEAAAGVARASAKEARSVDDARLWLLLETIGQAAVGLRRELALDPVDKLPADFVADAFAEQPGTAPAGPAARARDTDDPARLDQLLALPRAHLVVDGYNVTKRGFGEMSLEQQRKRLITGLGGIAAQTGDEVTVVFDGAERMHGLPPAPRGVRVLFSRKGETADELIRRLVRAEPAGRPVVVVSSDREVADGVRRHGAYPLGADSLLRRLARS encoded by the coding sequence ATGCCCCTCACCGAGCCGCACGACGACCACCTCCCGCAGGAGGATCCGGTCGCGCGCGACGGTGCCGGGGGCGACCCGGACAGCGGCGACCAGACCGCCGTCGACGCGTCAGCCGGCCCGGCGCGCCCGGGCGGCGACCCGACTGTCGAGCCGGAGCCCGTCCTGCCCGAGCCGGTCCGACAGCGGATCGTGGCGCTGACCGCCGCGGTGCTGCCGACCCTCCCGCTCGACGAGGTCCCGGTTCCGTTGCGCCGGGTGGCCAAGTTCGCCCCGAACCGGCGGGCCCGGCTCGGCGCGCCCGCCATCGCCGCCCAGCTCACCGGTGACCCGCTGTTCCGGCAGCGGGTCACCGCCCGGGTGCTGGCCGACGCCGGTGACCTCGGCGCGGCCGTGGTCGAGGGCACCGCGCCGGCCGCCGCCGACCCGGTCGAGGTGGCCGCACTGGCCTACCTGGCCCGGCCGCGTGGCTGGCGGGAGCTGATCGACGCCAGCGGCGCGGCGGTCCGCGCCGAGGCGGACAGCGCGGTCGTCGCCGAGCTGGTCCGTGAGGCCGAGCAGCGGGCCACCCGGGCCGAGCACGACCGCGCGGTGGCCCGGGTGGAGGCGGAGAAGCTCCGCGACGAGCTGGCCCGGGTCCGCGAGGAGCTGGGTCAGCTCCGTGAGGAGTCCCGCCAACTGGCCCGCACCCTGCGGGAAACCCAGGCCCGCGAGCGCAGGGCCACCGAACTGCTGGCCACCGAGCGCGGTCGGGCCGCGCGGGCCAGCGCCGACGTGGACGCCGAGCTGCGCCGCGCCCGCGCCCGGCTGGCCGAGGCCGAGGCGGCCGCCGGGGTGGCCCGGGCCAGTGCCAAGGAGGCCCGTTCGGTCGACGACGCCCGGCTCTGGCTGCTGCTGGAGACCATCGGCCAGGCCGCCGTCGGGCTGCGCCGGGAGCTGGCGCTGGACCCGGTGGACAAGCTCCCCGCCGACTTCGTCGCCGACGCGTTCGCCGAGCAGCCGGGCACCGCCCCGGCCGGCCCGGCCGCGCGCGCCCGGGACACCGACGACCCGGCCCGGTTGGACCAACTGCTCGCGCTGCCTCGGGCGCACCTCGTGGTGGACGGCTACAACGTCACCAAGCGCGGCTTCGGCGAGATGTCGCTGGAACAGCAGCGCAAGCGCCTGATCACCGGCCTGGGCGGGATCGCCGCGCAGACCGGCGACGAGGTCACCGTCGTCTTCGACGGCGCCGAGCGGATGCACGGGCTGCCGCCGGCGCCGCGCGGCGTACGGGTGCTCTTCTCCCGCAAGGGCGAGACCGCGGACGAGCTGATCCGGCGGCTGGTCCGGGCCGAGCCGGCGGGCCGCCCGGTGGTGGTGGTGTCCTCCGACCGCGAGGTCGCCGACGGGGTCCGCCGGCACGGCGCCTACCCGCTGGGCGCCGACTCGCTGCTGCGGCGGCTGGCCCGCTCCTGA
- a CDS encoding M48 family metallopeptidase: MTPRGWALLTLAGLTVALLVTAALLIPWHRPPAPRADQLAALRDLPAEQVARGREFRAALRPGGYAALTVGLLVALALGLTPLGSRLIELVGRPFGGHWAAQAVLGGLAVVLVADLLTLPFAAWRQSVLTRYGLSTNGWSGWVADLLKSYAVSAVIGAVALFGFYAVIRLAPRWWWAFGAAGAALLVVLLSFVLPVLVEPVFNRFTPMEQGPLRTELMSMAARDGVPVRDVLVADASRRTRAVNAYVSGLGPTRRVVVYDTLLREATPAEVTAVVAHELGHAKDRDVAAGTLTGALGAAAAVVALYLLGSWGPLLRMAGVESVAHPRAFPLLVALVTVAGLVAAPVQALMSRRVEARADAHALALTRDPVAFESMQRRLGSVNLGDPDPPRWEYLYSASHPSTVERMAAARAYAREAGR, from the coding sequence GTGACCCCGCGCGGCTGGGCGCTGCTGACCCTGGCCGGGTTGACCGTCGCGCTGCTGGTGACCGCCGCGCTGCTGATCCCGTGGCACCGGCCGCCGGCGCCCCGGGCCGACCAGCTCGCCGCCCTGCGCGACCTGCCCGCCGAGCAGGTGGCCCGGGGGCGGGAGTTCCGCGCCGCGCTGCGCCCCGGCGGTTACGCCGCGCTGACCGTCGGGCTGCTGGTCGCCCTCGCGCTGGGGCTGACCCCGCTGGGCAGCCGCCTGATCGAGCTGGTGGGCCGGCCGTTCGGAGGGCACTGGGCCGCGCAGGCGGTGCTCGGCGGGCTGGCCGTGGTCCTCGTCGCCGACCTGCTCACCCTCCCGTTCGCCGCCTGGCGGCAGAGCGTGCTCACCCGCTACGGGCTCAGCACCAACGGCTGGAGCGGCTGGGTTGCCGACCTGCTCAAGTCGTATGCGGTCAGCGCGGTGATCGGCGCGGTGGCGCTGTTCGGGTTCTACGCGGTCATCCGGCTCGCGCCGCGCTGGTGGTGGGCGTTCGGCGCGGCCGGCGCGGCCCTGCTGGTGGTGCTGCTGTCGTTCGTGCTGCCGGTGCTCGTGGAGCCGGTGTTCAACCGGTTCACGCCGATGGAGCAGGGCCCGCTGCGCACCGAGCTGATGAGCATGGCCGCTCGCGACGGGGTGCCGGTGCGCGACGTGCTGGTCGCCGACGCCTCCCGGCGCACCAGGGCGGTCAACGCGTACGTCTCCGGTCTCGGGCCGACCCGGCGCGTGGTGGTCTACGACACGCTGCTGCGCGAGGCCACCCCGGCCGAGGTGACCGCCGTGGTGGCGCACGAGCTGGGGCACGCGAAGGACCGGGACGTGGCGGCCGGCACGCTGACCGGGGCGCTCGGCGCCGCGGCCGCGGTGGTGGCGCTCTACCTGCTCGGCTCGTGGGGGCCGCTGCTGCGGATGGCCGGCGTCGAGTCGGTCGCCCACCCACGCGCGTTTCCGCTGCTGGTCGCCCTGGTCACGGTGGCCGGGCTGGTCGCCGCGCCGGTGCAGGCGCTGATGTCGAGACGGGTGGAGGCAAGGGCCGACGCGCACGCGCTCGCGCTCACCCGTGACCCGGTCGCCTTCGAGTCGATGCAGCGCAGGCTCGGCTCGGTCAACCTCGGCGACCCCGACCCGCCGCGCTGGGAGTATCTCTACTCGGCCTCACACCCGTCCACAGTGGAGCGGATGGCCGCCGCCCGCGCGTACGCCCGGGAGGCCGGCCGATGA
- a CDS encoding glycosyltransferase family 4 protein: protein MNRTLLITNDFPPRPGGIQSFVHNLAVRQPAGSVVVYASSWRGAAKFDADQPFEVIRERTRVLLPTPLIARRAARLARAYDCDTVWFGAAAPLGLLAAGLRRRAGVRRVVAQTHGHEVGWAALPAARPALRRIGRGVDVTTYLGEYTRSRLARVLDGLTELRRLAPGVDVDTYHPTVDGEPVRARLGLTDRPVVVCVSRLVPRKGQDMLIRALPEIRRRVPDAALLIVGGGPYRATLEKLARQAGVERDVVFTGSVPTAELPAHYAAGDVYAMPCRTRNRGLDVEGLGIVYLEASATGLPVVAGDSGGAPDAVREGETGYVVRGRDVAQLADRVARLLADRDLARQLGAAGRAWVEREWRWEAQAQRMAALLAG from the coding sequence ATGAACCGCACGCTGCTGATCACCAACGACTTCCCGCCCCGCCCGGGCGGGATCCAGTCCTTCGTGCACAACCTCGCGGTGCGTCAGCCGGCCGGCTCGGTGGTGGTGTACGCGTCGAGCTGGCGCGGGGCGGCGAAGTTCGACGCCGACCAGCCGTTCGAGGTGATCCGGGAACGCACCCGGGTGCTGCTGCCCACCCCGCTGATTGCCCGCCGGGCGGCGCGGCTGGCCCGCGCGTACGACTGCGACACCGTGTGGTTCGGCGCGGCGGCCCCGCTCGGGCTGCTCGCCGCCGGCCTGCGGCGGCGGGCCGGGGTGCGCCGGGTGGTGGCGCAGACCCACGGCCACGAGGTCGGTTGGGCGGCGCTGCCCGCCGCCCGGCCGGCGCTGCGCCGGATTGGTCGGGGCGTCGACGTCACCACCTACCTCGGCGAGTACACCCGCAGCCGACTGGCCCGCGTGCTGGACGGGCTGACCGAGCTGCGCCGGCTGGCGCCCGGGGTGGACGTGGACACCTACCACCCGACCGTGGACGGCGAGCCCGTCCGGGCCCGGTTGGGGCTGACCGACCGCCCGGTGGTGGTCTGTGTGTCCCGGCTGGTGCCGCGCAAGGGGCAGGACATGCTGATCCGGGCACTGCCGGAGATCCGCCGCCGGGTGCCCGACGCGGCGCTGCTGATCGTCGGCGGCGGGCCGTACCGGGCGACCCTGGAGAAGCTGGCCCGGCAGGCGGGGGTGGAACGGGACGTGGTCTTCACGGGCTCGGTGCCGACGGCCGAGCTGCCGGCGCACTACGCGGCCGGCGACGTCTACGCGATGCCCTGCCGCACCCGCAACCGGGGTCTGGACGTGGAGGGGCTGGGCATCGTCTACCTGGAGGCGTCCGCGACCGGCCTGCCGGTGGTGGCCGGTGACTCCGGGGGCGCGCCCGACGCGGTGCGCGAGGGGGAGACCGGCTACGTGGTCCGCGGCCGCGACGTCGCCCAGCTCGCCGACCGGGTGGCCCGGCTGCTCGCCGACCGGGACCTGGCCCGCCAACTGGGCGCGGCAGGTCGGGCGTGGGTGGAGCGGGAGTGGCGCTGGGAGGCGCAGGCGCAGCGGATGGCCGCCCTGCTCGCCGGCTGA
- a CDS encoding lysophospholipid acyltransferase family protein, which yields MPLLYDLTKLTVGTALRLGWRPRVEGLEHLPRRGGAILAGNHLSVADELFLVSVTPRHVTFWAKSEYFSGRGPGGWLNRRIVAGMGAIRVERAGGRAALSALDAAVPVLRAGGLVAVYPEGTRSPDGRLYRGRVGMTRLARDAEVPIIPVGVLGTAEVLPVDARLPRRHPVSLRFGPPIPVAGRINGPRDIRTVTDEVMAAIQRLTGQEYVPRYAPPRSAPS from the coding sequence GTGCCCCTGCTGTACGACCTCACCAAGCTGACCGTCGGCACCGCGCTGCGGCTGGGCTGGCGGCCACGCGTGGAAGGGCTCGAACACCTGCCCCGGCGCGGCGGCGCGATCCTCGCCGGCAACCACCTCTCCGTCGCCGACGAGCTCTTCCTCGTCAGCGTGACGCCCCGGCACGTCACCTTCTGGGCCAAGTCCGAGTACTTCAGCGGCCGCGGTCCGGGCGGCTGGCTCAACCGGCGGATCGTCGCCGGCATGGGAGCGATCCGCGTCGAGCGCGCCGGCGGCCGGGCCGCCCTCAGCGCCCTCGACGCCGCCGTGCCGGTGCTCCGCGCCGGCGGTCTGGTCGCCGTCTACCCGGAGGGCACCCGCTCCCCGGACGGGCGGCTCTACCGGGGCCGCGTCGGCATGACCCGGCTGGCCCGCGACGCCGAGGTGCCGATCATCCCGGTAGGCGTGCTCGGCACCGCCGAGGTGCTGCCCGTCGACGCGCGGCTGCCGCGCCGGCACCCGGTCAGCCTGCGATTCGGCCCGCCGATCCCGGTCGCGGGCCGGATCAACGGGCCACGCGACATCCGGACGGTCACCGACGAGGTGATGGCGGCCATCCAGCGGCTCACCGGCCAGGAGTACGTGCCCCGCTACGCCCCGCCCCGATCGGCTCCCAGCTGA
- a CDS encoding TetR/AcrR family transcriptional regulator, translated as MSAEGSVRARLVAAGVDLVVREGQSAVSLREIARRAGVSHGAPRRYFPTHVDLLSAIAREGFADLAARVERTMRSAGPDPRARLTALGRMYLDFAAAHRGMFELMFRHDLLASGRLQLRETSLPLFAVLADLVAQVRRPTDAPAPVLAGALWANLHGIAQLWAWGSLPLATGATDDDALLHAALDAHLGPAPD; from the coding sequence ATGAGTGCGGAGGGGAGTGTCCGGGCCCGACTGGTGGCCGCCGGGGTGGACCTGGTGGTGCGCGAGGGCCAGTCGGCGGTGTCACTGCGGGAGATCGCCCGCCGGGCCGGGGTCTCGCACGGCGCGCCGCGCCGCTACTTCCCCACCCACGTCGACCTGCTTTCCGCCATCGCCCGGGAGGGCTTCGCCGACCTCGCCGCCCGCGTCGAGCGGACGATGCGCTCCGCCGGTCCCGACCCGCGCGCCCGGCTGACCGCGCTCGGCCGGATGTACCTGGACTTCGCGGCGGCGCACCGCGGGATGTTCGAGCTGATGTTCCGGCACGACCTGCTGGCCAGCGGCCGGCTCCAGCTGCGCGAGACGAGCCTGCCGCTGTTCGCCGTCCTGGCCGACCTGGTGGCTCAGGTGCGCCGGCCGACCGACGCGCCGGCCCCGGTGCTGGCCGGCGCGCTCTGGGCCAACCTGCACGGCATCGCCCAGCTCTGGGCCTGGGGCAGCCTGCCGCTGGCCACCGGCGCCACCGACGACGACGCCCTGCTGCACGCCGCACTGGACGCCCACCTCGGCCCGGCCCCCGACTGA
- a CDS encoding putative bifunctional diguanylate cyclase/phosphodiesterase encodes MTQAQLETLLHRLTGQLAGALTAEPFDVRAGYRVGAELVAAHIASAEGLGRTVEVIQLRLIRDLGLVAEDVEDRMARLLAAVATGYARALRDRTLDEQESIRRAAMMARTQAERALRASEARFRHQATHDPLTGLPNRTLFTERLTAALNEPGRGAQRVGVCFIDLDRFKVVNDTLGHQVGDRLLTTVAERLCQTVGEHLVARLGGDEFVILVERSGGTEDMVAMAEAALAAVRTPALVDGHELQVSASIGIVERQVAGANPSDLMRAADSTLHWAKSAGGARWALYDAERNRRELARYALSAAIPAALERGEFYLDYQPLTSLRDGRLVGVEALVRWRHPELGVLRPDSFIGLAEETGLIVQLGGWVLAEACREAEAWSAGGTAAPFVSVNLAVRQVHRPGLVQEVRGLLRQTGLPPERLQLEITESTMMSTAKEPVRALRVLADLGVRIAIDDFGTGYSNLAYLRDLPVTELKVAGEFVAGLRSPSVGRTDERILASLVSLAHALDLTVTAEGVETAGQAERLRAIGCDAAQGWHFGRPAPADRILARIR; translated from the coding sequence ATGACGCAGGCCCAGCTCGAGACTCTGCTGCACCGGCTCACCGGGCAGTTGGCCGGCGCGCTGACCGCCGAGCCGTTCGACGTCCGCGCCGGTTATCGGGTGGGCGCCGAACTGGTCGCCGCGCACATCGCCTCCGCCGAGGGGCTGGGCCGTACCGTCGAGGTCATCCAGCTCCGGCTGATCCGCGACCTGGGGCTGGTGGCCGAAGACGTCGAGGACCGGATGGCGCGGCTGCTGGCCGCCGTGGCCACCGGCTACGCCCGCGCGCTGCGGGACCGGACGCTCGACGAGCAGGAGTCGATCCGCCGGGCCGCCATGATGGCCCGCACGCAGGCCGAGCGGGCGCTGCGGGCCAGCGAGGCGCGGTTCCGGCACCAGGCCACCCACGACCCGCTCACCGGCCTGCCCAACCGGACGCTGTTCACCGAGCGGCTCACCGCCGCGCTCAACGAGCCGGGCCGGGGCGCGCAGCGGGTCGGCGTGTGCTTCATCGACCTGGACCGGTTCAAGGTCGTGAACGACACGCTGGGGCACCAGGTCGGCGACCGGCTGTTGACCACGGTGGCCGAGCGGCTGTGCCAGACCGTGGGCGAGCACCTGGTGGCCCGACTCGGTGGGGACGAGTTCGTCATCCTGGTGGAACGCAGCGGCGGCACCGAGGACATGGTGGCGATGGCCGAGGCCGCACTGGCCGCCGTCCGGACACCGGCGCTGGTGGACGGGCACGAGCTCCAGGTCTCCGCGAGCATCGGCATCGTCGAGCGCCAGGTGGCCGGCGCCAACCCCAGTGACCTCATGCGGGCCGCCGACAGCACCCTGCACTGGGCGAAGTCGGCCGGCGGGGCGCGCTGGGCGCTGTACGACGCCGAGCGCAACCGACGCGAGCTGGCCCGGTACGCGCTCTCCGCGGCCATCCCGGCCGCCCTGGAGCGAGGCGAGTTCTACCTCGACTACCAGCCGCTGACCTCGCTCCGCGACGGCCGGCTGGTCGGCGTGGAGGCGCTGGTCCGCTGGCGCCACCCGGAGCTGGGTGTGCTGCGGCCGGACAGCTTCATCGGGCTGGCCGAGGAGACCGGGCTCATCGTGCAGCTGGGTGGATGGGTGCTGGCCGAGGCGTGCCGGGAGGCGGAGGCCTGGTCGGCCGGCGGGACGGCCGCACCGTTCGTGAGCGTCAACCTGGCGGTCCGGCAGGTGCACCGGCCCGGGCTGGTGCAGGAGGTACGCGGCCTGCTGCGGCAGACCGGACTGCCGCCGGAGCGGCTGCAGTTGGAGATCACCGAGAGCACGATGATGAGCACGGCGAAGGAGCCGGTGCGCGCCCTGCGGGTGCTGGCCGACCTCGGCGTGCGGATCGCCATCGACGACTTCGGCACCGGCTACAGCAATCTGGCTTACCTGCGGGACCTGCCGGTGACGGAGCTGAAGGTCGCCGGGGAGTTCGTGGCGGGGCTGCGGTCCCCCTCGGTGGGGCGCACGGATGAGCGGATCCTCGCCTCGCTGGTCTCGCTGGCGCACGCACTGGACCTGACGGTGACCGCCGAGGGGGTGGAGACCGCCGGGCAGGCCGAGCGGCTGCGGGCGATCGGCTGCGACGCCGCCCAGGGCTGGCACTTCGGCCGGCCGGCCCCCGCCGACCGGATCCTGGCCCGCATCCGCTGA
- a CDS encoding SAM-dependent methyltransferase, translating into MQRPDWAPDTIDIERPSVARMYDYYLGGSHNFAADRAAAQAMVAAVPEAPLMAQANRAFLRRAVHHLAESGIRQFLDIGSGIPTVGNVHEIAQRLDPESRVVYVDVDPVAVAHSREILAGNDRAVVVQEDLRRPEKILTHPDIRKLLDLDQPVAVMIVAVLHFVSDEDRPAELLRTLRDALAPGSYLVLSQASDDGRSQDERAEAERVYRRTDSPLWVRSRAELTALFDGFELLDPGVVWVPQWRPDTPESAEDAERAVFMGGVGRLGG; encoded by the coding sequence ATGCAGCGGCCGGACTGGGCACCCGACACCATCGACATCGAGCGCCCGAGCGTCGCGCGGATGTACGACTACTACCTCGGCGGCTCGCACAACTTCGCTGCCGACCGGGCCGCGGCGCAGGCGATGGTGGCCGCGGTGCCGGAGGCGCCGCTGATGGCCCAGGCCAACCGGGCGTTCCTGCGTCGGGCGGTGCACCACCTCGCCGAGTCCGGGATCCGGCAGTTCCTGGACATCGGCTCGGGCATTCCCACGGTCGGCAACGTGCACGAGATCGCCCAGCGGCTCGACCCGGAGTCACGGGTGGTCTACGTCGACGTCGACCCGGTGGCCGTGGCGCACAGCCGCGAGATCCTGGCCGGCAACGACCGCGCGGTGGTGGTGCAGGAGGACCTGCGACGCCCGGAGAAGATCCTGACCCACCCGGACATCCGCAAACTGCTCGACCTGGACCAGCCGGTGGCCGTGATGATCGTGGCCGTGCTGCACTTCGTGTCCGACGAGGACCGTCCGGCAGAGCTGCTGCGGACCCTGCGCGACGCGCTGGCCCCGGGCAGCTACCTGGTGCTGTCGCAGGCCAGCGACGACGGGCGCAGCCAGGACGAGCGGGCCGAGGCGGAGCGGGTCTACCGGCGTACCGACAGCCCACTCTGGGTCCGCAGCCGGGCCGAGCTGACCGCGCTCTTCGACGGGTTCGAGCTTCTCGACCCGGGCGTGGTCTGGGTGCCGCAGTGGCGGCCGGACACCCCGGAGAGCGCGGAGGACGCCGAGCGCGCGGTCTTCATGGGCGGCGTCGGGCGCCTCGGTGGCTGA
- a CDS encoding response regulator transcription factor — protein sequence MTTSPTPATRTKVLLVDDHDLIRKGLRHAFERDRQFEVVGEAATAAEGVRQAGALQPDVVIMDLRLPDGSGLEATRALRKSSASMGIVVLTMYAGDDQLFGALEAGASAFVPKTAPADEVVAAARHAASSPSAFTAADLAEAMKRRLAPSGPQLSPREGQVLRLLADGMSVAGIAKQLFVSESTAKTHISKLYEKLGAANRAQALMTALRLGLLEAPDAPKF from the coding sequence ATGACCACCAGTCCGACACCGGCCACCCGCACCAAGGTCCTCCTTGTTGACGACCACGACCTGATTCGCAAGGGCCTGCGGCACGCCTTTGAGCGCGACCGTCAGTTCGAGGTCGTCGGTGAGGCCGCCACGGCGGCAGAGGGGGTACGCCAGGCCGGTGCGCTTCAGCCGGACGTGGTGATCATGGATCTCCGGCTGCCCGACGGCAGCGGCCTCGAGGCCACCCGTGCGCTGCGCAAGTCCAGCGCCTCGATGGGCATCGTGGTGCTGACCATGTACGCCGGCGACGACCAGCTCTTCGGGGCCCTGGAGGCCGGCGCGAGCGCCTTCGTGCCGAAGACCGCCCCCGCCGACGAGGTGGTGGCCGCCGCGCGGCACGCCGCCTCCTCCCCGAGCGCGTTCACAGCGGCCGACCTGGCCGAGGCGATGAAGCGCCGGCTCGCCCCGTCCGGTCCGCAGCTCTCCCCGCGCGAGGGGCAGGTTCTGCGGCTGCTCGCCGACGGGATGAGCGTGGCAGGCATCGCCAAGCAGTTGTTCGTCAGCGAGTCCACGGCCAAGACGCACATCTCCAAGCTGTACGAGAAGCTCGGTGCGGCCAACCGGGCGCAGGCGCTGATGACGGCGCTCCGGCTCGGCCTGCTCGAGGCGCCGGACGCCCCGAAGTTCTGA